A window of Paenibacillus sp. 19GGS1-52 contains these coding sequences:
- a CDS encoding sugar ABC transporter permease, with amino-acid sequence MNKALRNPVVFTLFILPGLILFLMFFIYPIFSSIYYSFTSWNGVSDTVKYTGLSNFKKAFGDERFWISVKNNGWFILFSICIQVPLIVFFSLLIANVKKLKGLYKTAVFMPSIMSTAVIGILWGFIYEPNIGLFNKLLGLVGIEPIYWLSDERFAMLSILITNAWQWTGFYIVMVLAAILSIPGELDEAAAIDGATGFQRATRITLPLIVPIISVVIMLSIAGAMKAADIVIVMTKGGPAGSTEVMATYMIKYAITNFKYGYGNSIAVLIFMFTLVVTALYQLLVARRTERIEY; translated from the coding sequence ATGAATAAAGCACTGAGAAATCCCGTAGTATTCACCCTATTTATCCTTCCCGGACTCATCTTGTTCCTAATGTTCTTTATTTATCCGATCTTTAGCTCCATCTATTATAGCTTTACTAGCTGGAACGGTGTGTCGGATACGGTTAAATATACCGGTCTCAGTAATTTCAAAAAGGCGTTCGGTGATGAGCGCTTCTGGATTTCGGTCAAAAACAATGGCTGGTTTATTCTTTTCTCCATCTGCATACAGGTACCTTTGATTGTATTCTTCTCCTTATTGATCGCTAATGTGAAGAAGCTAAAGGGCCTTTATAAAACAGCGGTATTTATGCCTTCTATCATGTCCACAGCGGTGATCGGCATCCTATGGGGCTTTATTTACGAGCCAAACATTGGCCTGTTTAACAAACTGCTAGGACTTGTTGGAATTGAGCCGATTTACTGGTTGTCTGATGAGCGATTCGCCATGCTGTCCATACTGATCACGAACGCCTGGCAGTGGACCGGATTCTACATTGTAATGGTGCTGGCAGCAATTCTCTCCATTCCTGGTGAACTAGATGAAGCTGCAGCCATTGACGGCGCTACCGGCTTCCAGCGAGCCACACGCATCACTTTGCCGCTAATAGTTCCGATTATCTCCGTTGTGATTATGTTATCCATCGCGGGAGCGATGAAAGCGGCGGATATCGTCATCGTCATGACGAAGGGCGGTCCAGCTGGATCGACTGAGGTTATGGCAACTTATATGATTAAATATGCGATAACAAACTTTAAGTATGGGTACGGAAACTCCATCGCTGTTTTAATCTTCATGTTTACGCTGGTGGTTACAGCCCTTTATCAACTGCTGGTTGCCCGGCGTACCGAAAGGATTGAATACTGA
- a CDS encoding carbohydrate ABC transporter permease has protein sequence MPRFLKKSLPHVVLLSYLLVVLFPFLFVLFSSVKKDNNSIALNPFGIPKNFEFSNYVEAWVNAKISTYFFNSLYISVLSSVVAILLASMFAFAVTRMRQGKWNGILFSMVLIGMLIPNNALMLPIYTIVRKLHILNTHWALIIPYIANAIPFTIIILAAFMRSLPSEIEEAAVMDGLKAPGIFAKIIVPLTVPAMVTVFIINFLGNWNEFLLANYFLSNDDLRTLPVGMVQFRDQYQMNYAQMSAGIVYSVVPVIIIYAVLQEKIIEGVTAGGVKG, from the coding sequence ATGCCACGTTTCCTGAAAAAGAGTCTGCCGCATGTTGTACTACTTTCTTATCTGCTTGTTGTTCTTTTCCCGTTCCTCTTCGTATTGTTCTCGTCTGTAAAGAAGGATAATAATTCCATTGCTTTGAATCCATTCGGCATTCCCAAGAATTTTGAATTCTCCAACTATGTAGAAGCATGGGTGAATGCCAAGATTAGCACCTACTTTTTTAACAGCTTGTACATTTCTGTTCTGTCATCGGTAGTCGCTATATTGCTGGCATCCATGTTTGCTTTCGCGGTGACACGGATGCGTCAAGGGAAATGGAATGGGATTCTATTTTCAATGGTACTGATTGGAATGCTTATTCCTAACAATGCGCTTATGCTGCCGATTTACACCATTGTGCGGAAGCTGCACATCTTAAACACGCACTGGGCACTAATCATTCCGTATATTGCCAATGCTATCCCGTTTACGATTATCATTTTGGCAGCCTTTATGCGTTCATTACCTAGTGAAATTGAAGAAGCAGCAGTTATGGATGGGTTGAAGGCACCAGGTATCTTTGCTAAGATAATTGTACCTCTGACGGTTCCCGCCATGGTTACTGTATTCATCATAAATTTCCTGGGAAATTGGAATGAATTCTTATTGGCCAATTATTTTCTTTCGAATGACGATTTGCGCACCCTTCCGGTGGGAATGGTCCAATTCCGCGATCAATATCAGATGAATTATGCTCAGATGTCTGCGGGTATCGTCTATAGCGTGGTGCCGGTAATTATCATTTATGCTGTTTTGCAGGAAAAAATTATTGAAGGTGTGACAGCGGGCGGCGTAAAAGGATAA
- a CDS encoding sensor histidine kinase: MNLRYKLFTAFLGLIIIPLFILGMFMFFVTYNSIEKKYSQQSEYSLKAISYSISNVFKDMDNVTDNGIATSVFHMALSAEDPSKQDLTDAEQLSLNASQRNFRSLLYNHPSISYAFLYNFNGKGSSEIVSIFNKENFRTLPYDKFKESSLYQEVMALNGVPKWIAPHEYPDLTGVEPVFTQIRLIKELSFFQNIGILVVQIKNWEFESIFRNLKIGDSNQGVSFMLVNDDGMILFDPDRKLDGQDFRSFTNKEITFKPGFQSFKTQFAGEKSILSVYHLKGYPWSLVSTTSWNSLSREVTVFARWFVLVIFLCFLAAVIFNLFFMNRITGGIAVIVRFMRRVEDGDLTTRVEEKGNDELTLLAKGFNDLMDKINGLFNRIQVEQRRKNQAEMRVLQAQIKPHFLFNTLESINVLAVQNEGRKVSEMVYRLASILRISIQDRDEITLEEEVKHLRNYLDIQKFRFEDLFDYEIDIPDALLSCGILKLTLQPLVENSIQHGFEGIAYKGKVKVKGWEERGNLILRIEDNGIGMTSSQLSIFQYMVNETLEQKVGMEPVSRMHLERRGLGIRSVADRIRIEYGHRYGIFICSTPGEGTMIQCVIPKYEQGEDHYAKSITG; the protein is encoded by the coding sequence ATGAATTTGCGCTATAAATTATTTACGGCATTTCTGGGCCTGATTATCATCCCCTTGTTTATCCTTGGCATGTTTATGTTCTTCGTAACTTATAATTCAATTGAGAAGAAATATAGCCAGCAGTCCGAATATTCGCTTAAAGCGATCAGCTACAGTATTTCCAATGTGTTTAAGGATATGGATAACGTTACGGACAACGGAATTGCTACCTCGGTATTTCATATGGCTCTCAGCGCAGAGGACCCTTCCAAACAGGATCTGACTGATGCTGAGCAGCTAAGTCTGAATGCCAGTCAGCGTAATTTTCGAAGTTTGTTATATAACCATCCTTCGATTAGCTACGCTTTTTTGTATAACTTTAATGGAAAAGGCAGCTCGGAGATCGTATCTATTTTTAATAAAGAGAATTTCCGCACGCTTCCTTATGACAAGTTCAAAGAAAGCAGTCTGTATCAGGAAGTGATGGCGCTGAATGGTGTACCCAAATGGATTGCTCCGCATGAATATCCGGATCTAACCGGCGTTGAACCCGTATTTACGCAAATTAGGCTTATTAAGGAACTGAGCTTTTTTCAAAATATCGGTATTCTCGTAGTGCAGATCAAGAATTGGGAGTTTGAATCGATCTTTCGTAATTTGAAAATCGGCGACAGCAATCAGGGTGTTTCGTTTATGCTTGTTAATGATGACGGGATGATTCTGTTTGATCCGGATAGGAAACTGGATGGTCAGGATTTTCGGTCGTTTACAAACAAAGAAATTACCTTCAAACCGGGATTTCAGAGCTTCAAAACGCAGTTTGCCGGAGAAAAAAGCATTCTTTCCGTGTATCACCTCAAAGGATATCCTTGGAGTCTTGTGTCTACTACCTCATGGAACTCCTTATCGCGGGAGGTTACGGTTTTTGCCCGCTGGTTTGTTTTAGTCATCTTCCTTTGTTTTCTGGCTGCTGTAATCTTTAACTTGTTCTTTATGAACCGTATCACTGGTGGTATAGCCGTTATAGTCCGCTTTATGCGCCGGGTTGAAGATGGTGATCTTACTACACGTGTGGAAGAAAAGGGGAACGATGAGCTAACTCTGCTTGCCAAAGGCTTTAATGACCTGATGGACAAAATCAACGGGTTGTTCAACAGAATTCAGGTGGAGCAGCGACGTAAGAACCAAGCTGAAATGCGCGTGCTGCAGGCGCAGATTAAACCGCATTTTTTGTTCAATACCCTGGAATCTATCAATGTGCTGGCCGTTCAGAATGAAGGGCGTAAAGTTAGTGAGATGGTGTACAGATTAGCCAGTATTCTGCGTATTAGTATTCAGGACAGAGATGAAATTACACTGGAAGAAGAAGTGAAGCATCTGCGTAATTACCTCGACATTCAAAAATTTCGTTTCGAGGATTTATTTGATTATGAGATTGATATTCCTGACGCTCTGTTGAGTTGCGGTATCCTGAAACTTACGCTCCAGCCGCTTGTGGAAAACAGTATCCAGCATGGCTTTGAAGGTATTGCTTATAAAGGAAAAGTAAAGGTTAAGGGCTGGGAGGAACGGGGGAACCTGATTCTGCGGATTGAGGATAACGGTATCGGAATGACTTCATCTCAGTTGTCTATTTTTCAATATATGGTGAATGAAACACTTGAGCAGAAGGTAGGCATGGAGCCAGTAAGCCGAATGCATCTTGAACGTCGGGGGCTCGGCATCCGCAGCGTTGCTGATCGTATTCGTATTGAGTACGGCCACAGGTACGGTATATTTATATGCTCCACACCAGGTGAAGGGACAATGATCCAGTGCGTCATACCTAAATACGAGCAGGGGGAAGACCATTATGCTAAAAGTATTACTGGTTGA
- a CDS encoding response regulator: protein MLKVLLVDDEAPILNNLNKVLPWEEMGMVVSGMARSGMEALRIAEEQQPDLVLCDIRMPVMDGLTFIGKLREMGLDSEVLLLSGYQEFDYAREAIRLGVKEYICKPIHYEELGDKVREIGAQIRSRQFKDKLYNSIPLFQEIPALDHDSAKKTPDQQMSLAAQYITERLNSDIGIEEVANKIGISSSYFCLLFKNHFSMTFVEYVTLQRIEAAKFMLVNSDKSITVIGTGIGYQERRYFTKVFQKQTGMSPKEYREQHRKAEAR from the coding sequence ATGCTAAAAGTATTACTGGTTGACGATGAAGCACCGATTCTGAACAACCTGAACAAGGTGCTGCCTTGGGAGGAGATGGGGATGGTTGTTTCGGGAATGGCCCGTAGCGGTATGGAGGCACTACGTATCGCCGAGGAACAGCAGCCGGATCTTGTACTCTGTGATATTCGCATGCCGGTAATGGATGGTTTAACGTTCATCGGCAAGCTGCGGGAGATGGGGCTGGACAGTGAAGTGCTCCTCCTCAGTGGCTATCAGGAATTTGATTATGCGCGGGAAGCCATCCGCTTGGGTGTGAAAGAATATATTTGCAAACCGATCCATTATGAAGAGCTTGGCGATAAAGTACGGGAGATCGGAGCGCAAATCCGCAGCAGGCAGTTTAAAGATAAGCTGTATAACAGTATTCCTTTATTTCAGGAAATACCGGCTCTTGATCATGATTCTGCCAAAAAAACACCGGACCAGCAAATGAGTCTGGCTGCACAATATATTACTGAACGCTTGAATTCGGATATTGGTATTGAAGAAGTGGCGAATAAGATTGGGATCAGTAGCAGCTACTTTTGTCTGTTGTTCAAAAACCACTTTTCTATGACCTTTGTTGAATATGTGACACTTCAGCGGATTGAAGCCGCCAAGTTTATGCTCGTGAACAGTGATAAGAGTATCACGGTCATTGGCACAGGTATCGGATATCAGGAACGCCGGTATTTTACGAAGGTGTTTCAGAAGCAAACGGGAATGTCCCCCAAGGAGTATCGGGAGCAGCATCGTAAGGCTGAAGCACGGTAA
- a CDS encoding stalk domain-containing protein produces MNFKKIALVAVLVVSQVASAVPAFAVAASSTAVSKSTVTLEATPTPVLEPEATDPLPSLQPTGIVSPTATPLPVSSSIPTATPMPTATSLPAITPIPSATPGATVQPTPFAGQSLSASGNNQLVLLMNSNKMYANGILFLANQPMAVKNGVSYVSIRAMVERVGVKFIYDYKTKETIVTSGNNIMRFKTDSKIYTVNGNKVTMKGPAYQYKNTFMIPLTSITAALAIPYTVDNVKKQVILTLNTKPTASFTVQPTEIFAGQTTVNFITSSSSPNGTAIVNERWEGNKQDIYDQPGYYAVTYSVMDANGQWSNPYTLTINVIQPNQPPVANFTTDKDEYKMGEPVTITDLSSDPEGDVLTTEWMNRSLAFFNPGPLSIQLKVTDTHGLSSVFEKTINITNEQLYTREEVEKLFTPQGDVLAGDGSSIPALPNLTYNISSEAYTLIRSNSPETVNTEGVLYRETAFGATRFLVHHKNNMSTRQKVYIIATNNNLYPTTITTQYVGFAGPASSPEYTGKISVLKYYSSLLNGGNIGTITLQPGESVPILTDTSKIAMKPGEIISLSADLFSDYPVQYNVIMVEQTKDPLVALPTLPILDRDGVHNRGTYPDSTRIINVTDVVGTTQSKLLLGDNKSDLNLIGVDPMSATEASNSGNFGVLYKIKLDRVAPNTLITFNPRGGNYLGSVVVNGTIVNLSNKGSLANADMSAVVYRTGQYETAVEILFTVASGSNLPVNFVFTPLPALK; encoded by the coding sequence ATGAATTTCAAAAAAATTGCCTTAGTTGCGGTTTTGGTCGTTTCACAGGTCGCCTCGGCAGTACCGGCTTTCGCCGTAGCAGCTAGTTCTACTGCAGTATCCAAGTCCACGGTTACACTTGAAGCTACTCCTACGCCAGTCCTGGAGCCAGAGGCTACTGATCCACTGCCTAGTCTGCAACCTACCGGCATCGTATCACCGACGGCAACGCCGTTGCCTGTATCATCATCAATACCAACTGCAACACCAATGCCAACAGCTACTTCACTGCCAGCTATAACACCGATTCCTAGTGCAACACCAGGAGCAACGGTCCAACCGACACCATTTGCCGGTCAATCTTTAAGCGCATCAGGCAATAATCAACTTGTTCTCTTGATGAACAGCAATAAAATGTATGCGAATGGCATTCTATTTTTGGCTAATCAGCCGATGGCAGTTAAGAATGGCGTATCCTACGTTTCAATCCGTGCTATGGTTGAGCGGGTAGGCGTGAAATTTATTTACGACTACAAAACGAAGGAAACGATCGTTACAAGCGGCAATAATATCATGCGCTTTAAGACGGACAGCAAGATCTACACCGTTAACGGTAACAAGGTGACGATGAAAGGTCCAGCTTATCAATATAAGAATACATTTATGATTCCGTTGACGTCGATCACGGCGGCATTGGCAATTCCTTATACGGTTGATAATGTGAAGAAGCAGGTTATTCTTACGTTGAACACCAAACCGACTGCATCATTCACTGTTCAGCCTACGGAAATCTTTGCAGGTCAAACTACAGTGAATTTCATCACTTCCAGCTCTTCGCCAAATGGAACAGCCATTGTCAATGAGCGTTGGGAAGGGAATAAGCAGGATATTTATGATCAACCCGGCTATTATGCAGTGACTTATTCCGTAATGGATGCCAATGGACAATGGAGTAATCCTTACACATTGACTATTAACGTTATTCAACCCAATCAACCTCCGGTTGCCAACTTCACCACTGACAAGGATGAATATAAAATGGGCGAACCGGTAACGATAACCGATCTTAGCTCCGATCCCGAAGGTGACGTGCTGACGACTGAATGGATGAATCGCTCTTTGGCTTTCTTTAATCCGGGCCCACTTTCGATTCAGCTGAAAGTAACCGACACACATGGCCTAAGTAGTGTTTTTGAGAAAACAATCAACATCACGAATGAACAATTGTACACCAGAGAAGAGGTAGAGAAGCTGTTTACTCCTCAGGGTGATGTCCTTGCCGGTGATGGAAGCTCAATCCCTGCTTTGCCCAACTTGACCTATAACATTTCTTCAGAGGCCTATACATTGATCCGCAGCAATAGCCCGGAGACTGTTAACACCGAGGGTGTTCTCTATCGTGAAACTGCATTTGGAGCAACTCGCTTTCTGGTTCATCACAAGAATAATATGAGCACGAGACAGAAAGTATATATCATTGCAACTAATAACAACCTGTATCCAACGACGATTACTACGCAATATGTAGGATTTGCAGGTCCAGCTTCTTCGCCAGAATACACTGGTAAAATTTCGGTGTTGAAGTATTACAGTTCATTACTTAACGGCGGGAATATTGGAACAATAACGCTGCAGCCAGGCGAAAGTGTACCGATTTTGACTGACACCAGCAAGATCGCGATGAAGCCAGGAGAAATTATATCGCTCAGCGCTGATCTGTTCAGTGATTATCCTGTGCAATATAATGTAATTATGGTTGAGCAGACGAAGGACCCTCTGGTTGCATTGCCAACGTTGCCTATTCTTGACCGCGACGGAGTACACAACCGCGGAACATATCCAGATTCAACTCGCATTATTAACGTTACTGATGTAGTGGGGACAACCCAATCCAAGCTTTTGCTTGGTGATAATAAAAGCGATCTAAATCTAATCGGTGTCGATCCTATGAGTGCGACTGAAGCCTCCAATTCTGGCAACTTCGGCGTCTTGTACAAAATTAAGCTGGATCGCGTCGCACCTAATACGCTGATTACATTTAACCCGCGTGGGGGTAATTACCTTGGGTCTGTAGTCGTGAATGGAACGATTGTGAACCTATCGAACAAGGGAAGTTTAGCGAACGCAGACATGAGTGCAGTAGTGTACCGTACTGGCCAATACGAAACTGCGGTTGAAATATTGTTTACAGTCGCTTCTGGTAGCAACCTGCCTGTAAACTTCGTCTTTACGCCGCTTCCGGCATTGAAGTAA
- a CDS encoding transcriptional repressor: MLSTEQILETMSGQGLRITDQRKTLANLFGENEGYLSAKDVYEHMGRKYSGLSFDTVYRNLRVMEELGVLEQVVFEDGVKFKGSCNQDHHHHHMICLQCQKTYPINFCPMNLTDAPDQFRVVKHKFEVFGYCKECEESREEEPVAVANSKVGL, translated from the coding sequence ATGCTGTCGACAGAACAAATATTGGAAACCATGTCGGGGCAGGGACTGCGAATCACCGATCAGCGCAAAACGCTTGCCAACTTATTCGGCGAGAATGAGGGATATTTGTCAGCGAAGGATGTTTACGAGCATATGGGCCGTAAATATAGCGGACTTAGCTTTGATACGGTGTACCGTAACCTGCGTGTAATGGAGGAGCTGGGTGTGCTGGAGCAAGTGGTCTTTGAAGATGGAGTGAAATTCAAAGGGAGCTGCAATCAGGACCATCACCATCACCATATGATCTGTCTTCAGTGCCAAAAGACCTACCCGATAAATTTCTGCCCGATGAATTTAACCGATGCACCTGATCAGTTCCGGGTAGTCAAGCATAAATTTGAGGTGTTCGGTTATTGTAAGGAATGTGAAGAGAGTAGAGAAGAAGAGCCAGTCGCTGTCGCAAATAGCAAAGTTGGTCTGTAA
- the yidD gene encoding membrane protein insertion efficiency factor YidD has protein sequence MAIGRRTIQAPIRVYRKFISPIKPATCRFYPTCSAYALEAIEVHGPLKGSWLAVKRISRCHPFHPGGLDPVPPLKEKTPKESNIRTT, from the coding sequence ATGGCTATCGGACGCAGAACAATTCAGGCTCCAATCCGTGTTTATCGCAAGTTTATTTCGCCGATTAAACCGGCTACCTGCCGTTTCTATCCAACCTGCTCTGCCTATGCGCTAGAAGCGATTGAGGTCCATGGTCCACTTAAAGGCTCGTGGCTTGCTGTGAAGCGTATATCGAGATGTCATCCCTTCCATCCTGGAGGGCTTGATCCAGTACCGCCACTGAAAGAGAAGACTCCCAAGGAGAGTAATATCCGTACAACTTGA
- the metG gene encoding methionine--tRNA ligase, giving the protein MSEQKTFYLTTPIYYPSDKLHIGHAYSTVAGDAMARYKRLRGYEVRYLTGTDEHGQKIERKAEEAGKTPQQFVDNIVVGIKDLWRKLDISNDDFIRTTEERHKKVVQDIFDRLLKQGDIYKGEYEGWYCISDETFYTETQLVDIERDAEGNITGGKSPDSGHPVELVKEASYFFRMSKYADRLLQYYEDNPEFILPESRKNEMINNFIKPGLEDLSVSRTTFDWGVKVKGDEKHVVYVWIDALTNYITALGYGSEDRSLYDKFWPADVHIVGKEIVRFHTIYWPIIMMALGEPLPKKVFAHGWLLMKEGKMSKSKGNVVDPVTLIDRYGLDALRYYLLREVPFGSDGTFTPESFVDRINFDLANDLGNLLNRTGAMVEKYFDGVLPAYEGNVTAFDGELEDMAQSTYTKVEEAMEKMEFSVALAAIGAFISRTNKYIDETQPWILAKDESRKAELASVMRHLVEGLRTASILLQPFLTEAPAKIWEQLGIESGELTTWDSGRTFGLLAGGTKLTKGNPIFPRLDVEQEVAFIAGAMGGAGKPATETTEAAAEPAVVEGGAAAVISELEEDHKDEIGIDDFAKAELRVAQVISAEPVKKTDKLMKLQLDLGYEQRQVVSGIAKFYTPEELVGRKVICIVNLKPVKLRGELSQGMILAASKGDQLTIATVPDNMPNGAIVK; this is encoded by the coding sequence ATGAGTGAACAGAAAACATTTTATTTAACAACACCGATTTATTATCCGAGCGATAAGCTGCATATCGGACATGCGTATTCAACTGTGGCAGGAGATGCAATGGCTCGCTACAAACGTCTGCGCGGCTATGAGGTGCGTTACTTGACAGGTACTGATGAGCATGGGCAAAAGATTGAACGCAAGGCAGAAGAAGCAGGGAAGACCCCTCAGCAATTTGTAGATAATATTGTAGTGGGCATTAAGGATCTGTGGCGCAAGCTGGACATTTCCAATGACGACTTTATCCGTACAACAGAAGAGCGTCACAAAAAAGTAGTACAGGACATCTTTGATCGGTTGCTTAAGCAAGGTGATATCTATAAAGGTGAATATGAAGGCTGGTACTGTATCTCGGACGAAACCTTTTACACAGAAACACAACTGGTTGATATTGAGCGTGATGCTGAGGGTAACATTACTGGTGGGAAAAGTCCTGACAGCGGCCACCCCGTTGAACTGGTGAAGGAAGCAAGTTATTTCTTCCGGATGAGCAAATATGCCGATCGGCTGCTGCAGTATTATGAGGACAATCCGGAGTTCATTTTGCCGGAATCCCGCAAGAACGAAATGATCAACAACTTCATTAAGCCGGGTCTGGAAGATCTTTCGGTCTCCCGTACCACTTTTGACTGGGGGGTTAAGGTCAAGGGTGACGAGAAGCATGTTGTCTATGTATGGATAGATGCGCTGACTAACTATATTACAGCTTTGGGTTACGGTTCCGAGGATCGAAGTCTGTATGATAAATTTTGGCCAGCGGATGTGCACATTGTAGGCAAGGAAATTGTGCGTTTCCATACCATTTATTGGCCGATCATTATGATGGCGTTAGGCGAGCCGCTTCCGAAGAAAGTATTCGCACACGGTTGGCTGTTGATGAAAGAAGGCAAAATGTCCAAATCCAAGGGAAATGTCGTTGATCCGGTGACCTTGATTGACCGGTATGGCTTGGATGCCCTGCGATACTACCTACTGCGTGAGGTGCCGTTCGGTTCGGATGGTACATTTACTCCTGAGAGCTTTGTGGACCGGATTAACTTTGATCTGGCCAATGATCTAGGTAACCTGCTGAACCGCACAGGGGCAATGGTCGAAAAGTATTTTGATGGTGTGCTTCCGGCCTATGAGGGGAATGTAACAGCGTTCGATGGTGAGCTTGAGGACATGGCACAGAGCACCTATACCAAAGTAGAAGAAGCAATGGAAAAAATGGAATTCTCCGTGGCGCTAGCTGCAATTGGAGCATTCATTAGCCGTACAAATAAATATATTGACGAAACTCAGCCTTGGATTCTTGCTAAGGACGAGAGCAGAAAGGCTGAGCTGGCTTCAGTCATGAGACATCTTGTGGAAGGACTTCGTACGGCATCTATTCTGCTGCAGCCATTCTTGACAGAAGCACCAGCGAAGATCTGGGAGCAGCTTGGCATTGAGTCAGGTGAACTGACCACCTGGGATAGCGGCAGAACCTTTGGATTGCTTGCGGGTGGAACAAAGCTTACGAAGGGCAATCCAATCTTCCCGCGTCTGGATGTGGAGCAGGAGGTTGCCTTTATCGCTGGGGCTATGGGTGGCGCTGGTAAACCAGCTACCGAAACAACAGAAGCAGCCGCTGAGCCAGCGGTTGTTGAAGGCGGCGCCGCTGCGGTGATCTCTGAGCTGGAGGAAGACCATAAAGATGAAATCGGCATCGATGATTTTGCCAAGGCTGAACTGCGGGTGGCACAGGTTATTTCGGCCGAGCCGGTTAAGAAAACGGATAAGCTGATGAAGCTGCAACTGGATCTTGGCTATGAGCAGCGTCAGGTCGTTTCCGGTATTGCCAAGTTCTACACACCAGAAGAGTTAGTAGGGCGCAAAGTGATCTGCATTGTGAACCTGAAGCCAGTAAAGCTGCGCGGTGAACTGTCGCAAGGAATGATTCTGGCGGCCTCCAAGGGAGATCAGCTCACCATTGCCACCGTTCCGGATAACATGCCTAACGGGGCTATTGTGAAGTAA
- a CDS encoding zinc ABC transporter substrate-binding protein: protein MVSNLSRKGLLTLALMLVLVLAGCGAKSGGSIVEGKVNVVTTFYPIYEFTQEIGGADIHVINLLPVGVEPHDWTPRSQDIINTSKAQLFLYNGAGLEGWVPNFLKGLESGSKVQTVEVSHGVDYIMTDEATDNNDTLHTDPHTWVSPKSALIMAANIKDSLQTVDPEHKAGYEERYNELIAKLQALDNKFQTELAKLPNHEIVVSHQAFAYLARDYGLTQHAIMGLSPDAEPRGQDMVALTDLVKKEGIKYIFFEELVSDKMAKTLAAEAGVSTMVLNPVEGLTQKQEKNGDNYFTLMEKNLQNLILALQ from the coding sequence ATGGTTTCGAATTTATCACGCAAGGGCCTGCTGACGCTTGCCTTGATGCTGGTCTTAGTCCTTGCTGGATGCGGTGCGAAGAGCGGTGGCAGTATTGTTGAGGGCAAAGTGAACGTTGTAACCACTTTTTATCCTATATATGAATTCACTCAGGAGATCGGCGGCGCAGATATTCATGTGATCAATCTGCTTCCGGTTGGTGTGGAGCCGCATGATTGGACTCCGCGCAGTCAGGACATTATTAACACCTCCAAAGCGCAGCTGTTCCTTTATAACGGGGCCGGGTTGGAGGGCTGGGTTCCTAATTTTTTGAAGGGGCTTGAGAGTGGTAGCAAGGTTCAGACGGTTGAAGTAAGTCATGGGGTTGATTATATTATGACCGATGAGGCAACGGATAATAATGACACCCTGCATACTGATCCTCACACTTGGGTTAGCCCGAAGTCAGCGCTGATTATGGCTGCGAATATAAAAGACAGTCTGCAAACCGTTGATCCTGAACATAAAGCAGGATACGAGGAGCGCTACAATGAACTTATTGCGAAATTGCAGGCACTGGACAATAAATTCCAGACAGAGCTTGCGAAGCTTCCTAATCATGAAATTGTTGTTTCCCATCAGGCCTTTGCTTACCTTGCCCGAGACTATGGCTTGACTCAGCATGCCATTATGGGATTATCACCTGACGCAGAACCACGCGGACAGGACATGGTTGCGCTGACGGATCTGGTCAAGAAGGAAGGCATCAAATATATCTTTTTCGAAGAGCTTGTATCGGATAAGATGGCTAAGACGCTAGCGGCTGAAGCGGGCGTATCTACAATGGTGCTCAATCCTGTAGAGGGACTTACCCAGAAACAAGAAAAAAATGGTGACAACTACTTTACGCTGATGGAGAAAAATTTGCAAAATCTAATTCTGGCTTTACAATAA